From a single Pseudophryne corroboree isolate aPseCor3 chromosome 6, aPseCor3.hap2, whole genome shotgun sequence genomic region:
- the LOC134934058 gene encoding olfactory receptor 11L1-like, with protein MYEQNISYVYLLGFPNLNNFNSLLFLFVLFTYFVTICGNVIIIFLVSMSNSLHSPMYYFITLISLLDILMTTDIVPNLLHIVLHGGGSMSLAACIAQLYVFANIETSECLFLMVMSYDRYVAICNPLRYNAIINKAFCVKSVIASWSLSFLLMLISEVYICKLDFCGPNVIDHFFCDFHPVLELSCSDTSLIQIQVSLSGIVFVICPFTAIIVSYVFIITTILNIRSNSGRQKAFSTCSSHLTVVCIFFGTLLSVYMVPNKGLNLGASKVLSLLYTVVTPLLNPFIYSLRNKDFKGAFEKNIYNFN; from the coding sequence ATGTATGAGCAAAATATCTCTTACGTCTATCTCCTGGGATTTCCAAATCTTAACAACTTTAACAGTTTACTGTTCTTGTTCGTGCTCTTCACATACTTTGTCACCATATGTGGTAACGTTATTATCATTTTTCTAGTTTCAATGAGCAACAGTCTCCACTCTCCTATGTATTACTTCATCACATTAATATCTTTACTGGATATCCTGATGACCACGGACATTGTCCCTAACTTGTTGCACATTGTCCTGCATGGTGGTGGCTCCATGTCTCTTGCTGCCTGTATAGCACAGTTGTATGTATTTGCTAATATAGAGACATCAGAATGTCTATTTCTCATGGTGATGTCTTATGACCGATATGTGGCTATCTGTAACCCACTGAGATATAACGCTATAATCAACAAAGCATTTTGTGTGAAATCTGTCATTGCATCATGGTCACTAAGTTTCTTGTTGATGTTAATAAGTGAAGTATATATTTGTAAATTAGACTTCTGTGGACCAAACGTGATTGACCATTTCTTCTGTGATTTTCATCCTGTTCTAGAGCTTTCTTGTTCAGATACTTCACTTATTCAAATCCAAGTATCTTTATCTGGTATTGTTTTTGTCATCTGTCCATTCACAGCGATtattgtgtcttatgtttttatcatCACCACCATCCTAAACATCCGCTCCAACAGTGGGAgacagaaagccttctccacctgcagctCCCACCTGACTGTTGTGTGTATATTTTTTGGCACTCTCCTTTCTGTGTATATGGTTCCAAACAAAGGACTTAATTTGGGTGCCAGCAAGGTATTATCTCTGCTTTATACTGTGGTGACACCACTGCTTAATCCATTCATATACAGTCTGAGGAACAAAGACTTCAAGGGagcttttgaaaaaaatatatataattttaattag